Proteins encoded within one genomic window of Bacillus thuringiensis:
- the thrC gene encoding threonine synthase, with product MYKGLLNQYASYLPVNENTPDVSLMEGNTPLIPLLNISKQLGIQLYGKYEGANPTGSFKDRGMVMAVAKAKEEGSEAIICASTGNTSASAAAYAARLGMKCIIVIPEGKIAHGKLAQAVAYGAEIISIEGNFDDALKAVRNIAAEEPITLVNSVNPYRIEGQKTAAFEICDQLQSAPDVLAIPVGNAGNITAYWKGFCEYEKEKGYKKPRIHGFEAEGAAAIVKGHVIEEPETIATAIRIGNPASWSYAVEAAEQSHGEIDMVSDEEILHAYRLLAKTEGVFAEPGSNASLAGVMKHVQSGKIKKGETVVAVLTGNGLKDPDIAISSNTLDIASVSNNIEQIKEHIKGVIMS from the coding sequence ATGTATAAAGGACTATTAAACCAATATGCTTCTTATTTACCGGTAAATGAAAACACACCTGATGTCAGCTTAATGGAAGGAAATACACCCCTTATTCCGTTATTAAATATATCAAAACAATTAGGAATTCAGTTGTACGGGAAGTATGAAGGAGCGAATCCGACAGGTTCTTTTAAAGATCGAGGCATGGTAATGGCTGTTGCGAAGGCGAAAGAAGAAGGGTCGGAGGCAATCATTTGTGCATCGACAGGTAATACTTCGGCATCGGCTGCAGCATACGCCGCGCGCCTCGGAATGAAATGTATTATCGTAATCCCTGAAGGAAAGATTGCACATGGAAAATTAGCGCAAGCAGTCGCTTATGGGGCTGAAATTATTTCAATAGAAGGGAATTTTGATGATGCACTTAAGGCTGTAAGAAATATTGCTGCGGAAGAGCCAATTACATTAGTTAATTCAGTAAATCCTTACCGAATTGAAGGGCAAAAAACAGCAGCGTTTGAAATTTGTGACCAGTTACAAAGTGCACCAGATGTTTTAGCGATTCCTGTTGGGAATGCCGGAAATATTACAGCATACTGGAAAGGGTTCTGTGAATATGAGAAAGAAAAAGGCTATAAGAAGCCAAGAATTCACGGATTTGAAGCGGAAGGAGCAGCTGCAATTGTAAAAGGACATGTAATTGAAGAACCTGAAACAATTGCAACAGCGATTCGTATTGGTAATCCAGCGAGTTGGTCGTATGCAGTAGAGGCTGCTGAGCAGTCTCATGGTGAAATAGATATGGTATCAGATGAGGAAATATTACATGCGTATAGATTGTTAGCAAAAACGGAAGGGGTTTTCGCTGAGCCAGGATCAAATGCTTCATTAGCCGGTGTAATGAAACATGTTCAATCTGGAAAAATCAAAAAAGGAGAGACAGTTGTTGCAGTTTTAACTGGGAACGGCTTGAAAGATCCTGATATCGCAATTTCTTCTAATACATTAGACATTGCAAGTGTTTCAAATAATATAGAACAAATTAAAGAGCATATTAAAGGGGTGATTATGTCGTGA
- a CDS encoding pyridoxamine 5'-phosphate oxidase family protein: MEIERMEIKSIISTEEELRKILGKPSERALKKVISSLDHHCVDFLSKSPFLVLSTANKLGECDASPRGDAPGFVYVLNNNKIIIPERPGNRRIDSILNIISNPRVGLIFFIPGLGETLRINGRAYITNDEEILQEMQVNGRNPLLGIVVEIEECYIHCAKAFIRSKMWDPKSWLNKKALPSAAKMLLEHAKVNTSEEDVARSLEESYTKRLY; this comes from the coding sequence GTGGAGATAGAGCGTATGGAAATAAAATCGATTATTTCAACAGAGGAAGAGTTACGGAAAATATTGGGGAAACCAAGTGAGCGAGCATTGAAAAAAGTTATTTCATCATTAGACCACCATTGTGTAGATTTCCTTTCTAAATCTCCTTTTCTAGTATTATCTACTGCAAATAAGTTGGGGGAGTGTGACGCCTCGCCGAGAGGAGACGCACCTGGATTTGTATACGTACTCAATAATAATAAAATTATCATTCCAGAAAGACCGGGCAATCGTCGTATAGACTCCATTTTGAATATTATTTCCAATCCACGTGTAGGATTAATCTTTTTTATTCCAGGTCTTGGGGAGACACTCAGAATAAATGGCCGAGCGTATATAACAAACGACGAAGAAATTTTGCAAGAAATGCAGGTGAATGGACGTAATCCGCTACTTGGAATTGTTGTTGAAATAGAAGAGTGTTATATTCATTGTGCAAAAGCTTTTATTCGTTCTAAGATGTGGGATCCGAAATCTTGGTTAAATAAAAAAGCGTTACCTTCAGCAGCAAAAATGTTGCTGGAGCATGCGAAAGTGAATACTTCAGAAGAAGATGTTGCACGTTCTTTAGAAGAAAGTTATACAAAAAGATTATATTGA
- a CDS encoding NUDIX hydrolase: protein MTEWLTIFDSERNTLGKKLRDEVHRDGDWHETFHCWFVEKDAKDIFLYFQLRSKNKKEAPLIWDITSAGHIMHDEDVQIGGLREIEEELGLSFQTTDLVYKGIFTIDYEISNLTDREFCHMYFHNVINPLPFAPGEEVDDVMKVHATSFLQLLNGEISSFTATSVLSNKPITITFDDIYPYDLAYYEFVIEQGKELLKNNSL, encoded by the coding sequence ATGACAGAGTGGTTAACAATATTTGATTCTGAAAGAAATACACTTGGGAAGAAATTACGCGATGAAGTGCATCGTGACGGTGATTGGCACGAAACATTTCATTGTTGGTTTGTAGAAAAAGATGCTAAAGATATATTCTTATATTTCCAATTACGCTCTAAAAATAAAAAAGAAGCTCCACTTATATGGGATATTACTTCAGCTGGACATATTATGCATGATGAAGATGTACAAATTGGTGGTCTTCGTGAAATCGAAGAAGAATTGGGGCTTTCCTTTCAAACTACTGATTTAGTATACAAAGGAATCTTTACAATAGATTATGAAATTTCAAATCTTACTGATCGTGAATTTTGTCATATGTATTTTCACAATGTCATCAATCCACTTCCATTCGCACCAGGTGAAGAAGTAGACGATGTGATGAAAGTACATGCAACTTCTTTTCTACAACTATTAAATGGTGAAATTTCATCTTTTACAGCTACTTCTGTTTTGAGCAATAAACCGATAACGATAACTTTTGATGATATTTATCCATATGATCTTGCATACTATGAATTTGTTATAGAGCAAGGAAAAGAATTATTAAAAAATAATAGTTTATAA
- a CDS encoding homoserine dehydrogenase has product MNNVINVGVLGLGTVGSGVVHILKEHYKKIALDTGYEVKVKTVVVRDLEKERDVCIDGIVVTSHVDEVLNDSNIDIVVEVMGGIDEAKQHIVKALRNKKHVVTANKDLMAVYGAELLQLANENDCDLCYEASVAGGIPVLRGLTDGLASDQIEKIMGIVNGTTNYMLTKMSQNGWSYEEALQEAQKLGFAESDPTADVDGLDAARKVAILANLGFSMNVSLDDVQVRGIRKVEKEDLQMAEKLGFTMKLIGKAEKQGSAIHLSVEPTLLPSHHPLSNVNNEFNAVYVHGQAVGEVMFYGPGAGKLPTGSAVVSDIISIVKNMNQVQKNKSALKEPEPYKLQGDEEVVSKYFLRISLRDEPGMLQKITECFVNYSVSLKEVIQLPLNRELAEVVVVTHQTSKYQFERVLGAIEDVASEINSYYIIEEEKQYV; this is encoded by the coding sequence ATGAATAACGTTATTAATGTTGGGGTGTTAGGATTAGGTACGGTCGGAAGTGGTGTTGTCCATATTTTGAAAGAACATTATAAAAAAATTGCACTTGATACAGGGTATGAAGTGAAGGTGAAGACAGTCGTTGTACGTGATTTAGAAAAAGAACGTGATGTTTGCATCGATGGAATCGTAGTAACAAGTCATGTTGATGAAGTTCTAAATGATTCAAATATTGATATTGTAGTAGAGGTAATGGGCGGAATTGATGAAGCAAAACAGCATATCGTTAAGGCTTTACGAAATAAGAAGCATGTCGTAACAGCAAATAAAGATTTAATGGCTGTATACGGTGCAGAGCTTCTCCAATTAGCGAATGAAAATGATTGTGATTTATGTTATGAAGCAAGTGTAGCGGGCGGTATTCCAGTGTTAAGAGGATTAACAGACGGATTAGCCTCAGATCAAATTGAAAAAATCATGGGAATTGTAAATGGAACAACAAATTATATGTTAACAAAGATGAGTCAAAATGGATGGTCGTATGAAGAGGCTTTACAGGAAGCGCAAAAATTAGGATTCGCAGAATCTGATCCAACAGCGGATGTAGATGGGCTAGATGCGGCGAGAAAGGTAGCCATTCTTGCAAACTTAGGTTTTTCGATGAATGTTTCTTTAGATGATGTGCAAGTAAGAGGGATTCGAAAGGTCGAAAAAGAAGATTTACAAATGGCTGAAAAGTTAGGATTTACAATGAAGTTAATTGGTAAAGCAGAGAAACAAGGATCAGCGATTCATTTAAGTGTAGAACCGACGCTTTTACCAAGTCATCATCCATTATCGAATGTAAATAATGAATTTAATGCAGTATATGTTCACGGTCAAGCAGTAGGAGAAGTAATGTTTTACGGACCTGGAGCTGGAAAATTGCCAACTGGTTCTGCTGTAGTAAGTGATATTATTTCAATCGTTAAGAATATGAATCAAGTTCAGAAAAATAAAAGTGCGTTAAAAGAACCAGAACCATATAAGTTACAAGGAGATGAAGAGGTAGTTTCAAAATATTTCTTACGTATTTCATTACGAGATGAACCTGGGATGTTGCAGAAAATAACAGAATGTTTCGTTAATTATTCTGTAAGTTTAAAAGAAGTTATTCAATTACCTTTAAATCGAGAACTTGCAGAAGTCGTTGTTGTGACACACCAAACTTCAAAGTATCAATTTGAACGAGTTTTAGGAGCGATAGAAGATGTCGCAAGTGAAATAAACAGTTACTACATTATTGAGGAGGAAAAACAATATGTATAA
- a CDS encoding glycoside hydrolase, translating into MKKMIAICLLTTMSFSTLVGCDVKGSNAVQESKIKKATYKDFTYDVNPETFTLTVEHEGVKEQASHPLPKMKVSNVKKEKDRTSWEYPDQKVKIKLEKKKDHLNIEVESTGAESFTWPKVEAENYTLPLWEGKQIPSNDENWKKFLKDDAYSFAESLSMKFFALNGSKYSIVYIANNMFNNELKFHSDPKIGFDFTHEFPSINKNKTYGFQLYVTNNDAVSIAKLYKDNIVRKGEFKTLQEKARKNKEIEKLYGAAHFYFWNQDGLSESNINWSKLRELINSPLFSHIKELIQKNSSEPGELNVLDQVSKQDFIDKYQKNVILRYINEILSMKEFYKEDIFQNVDQEASVLLKKGVGHLTNTELYSLNKNLLKSLLGDAVEEVSKWGNADGTDILKEMKEAGIEKAWIGLPNWEQGFMQPNFVTKAKEMGYLVGPYDSYHSIHEKSDKNWNTASFNDPSLYEEATVTKKNGEKVQGFLGRGRKLNPTLSLPSVKERMNDILQNGPKYNSWFIDCDATGEIYDDYSAKHITTQEQDLKARLQRMSYIAQEKGMVVGSEGGNDFASSTIAFAHGIETPVIKWDDEDMRKNKTSPYYVGGYWSPNQNVPEKYAKQVPLKEEYKQVYLNPVYSVPLYKLVYNDSVITTHHWEWGSLKVKDEVGNRMLYELLYNVPPLYHLDKVEWNKHKQEITQHLKVWNEVHEKAVKEEMTNFAYLSEDKLVQSASYGKNIKIIVNFSNEDIEIQKTKIKAKSAFIINNGKQTMYTPNQ; encoded by the coding sequence ATGAAAAAAATGATAGCGATATGTCTTCTTACAACGATGTCATTTTCGACTTTAGTCGGTTGTGACGTAAAAGGTAGTAATGCTGTACAAGAGTCTAAAATAAAGAAAGCGACGTATAAAGATTTTACTTATGATGTAAATCCAGAAACATTCACATTAACTGTAGAACATGAGGGTGTAAAGGAACAGGCATCACACCCCCTACCGAAAATGAAGGTATCGAATGTGAAAAAAGAAAAGGATCGTACATCGTGGGAATATCCAGATCAAAAAGTAAAAATAAAATTAGAAAAGAAAAAAGACCACTTAAACATTGAAGTGGAATCGACCGGTGCAGAAAGCTTTACATGGCCGAAAGTAGAAGCTGAAAATTATACACTTCCGTTATGGGAAGGTAAGCAAATTCCGAGCAATGATGAGAATTGGAAGAAGTTTTTAAAGGATGATGCATATTCATTTGCCGAATCGTTATCTATGAAGTTTTTCGCATTAAATGGTTCGAAATATTCAATTGTATATATTGCAAACAATATGTTTAATAATGAATTGAAATTTCATTCGGATCCGAAAATAGGATTTGATTTTACACATGAATTTCCGAGCATAAATAAAAATAAAACATATGGATTTCAATTATATGTGACAAATAATGATGCGGTAAGCATTGCTAAACTGTATAAGGATAATATTGTTCGAAAAGGTGAATTTAAAACATTACAAGAAAAGGCTAGAAAAAATAAAGAAATCGAAAAGTTATATGGAGCGGCGCATTTTTATTTTTGGAATCAAGATGGTTTATCAGAAAGTAATATAAATTGGTCAAAACTAAGAGAGCTAATAAATAGCCCGCTGTTTAGTCATATAAAAGAACTTATTCAAAAGAATAGTTCAGAGCCTGGGGAACTGAATGTATTAGATCAAGTAAGTAAACAAGATTTCATTGATAAGTATCAAAAAAATGTTATTTTACGTTATATAAACGAAATATTATCCATGAAGGAATTTTATAAAGAGGATATTTTTCAAAACGTGGATCAGGAAGCTAGTGTGCTATTAAAGAAAGGTGTAGGTCACTTAACGAATACAGAATTGTATAGCTTAAATAAGAATTTATTAAAGTCGCTACTTGGTGATGCGGTTGAAGAGGTAAGTAAATGGGGTAATGCAGATGGAACGGACATACTAAAGGAAATGAAAGAGGCAGGAATAGAAAAAGCATGGATTGGTTTGCCGAACTGGGAACAAGGATTTATGCAACCTAATTTCGTGACAAAAGCTAAGGAAATGGGGTATTTAGTTGGTCCGTATGACTCATATCATTCCATTCACGAAAAAAGTGATAAAAATTGGAACACAGCATCCTTTAATGACCCATCATTATACGAAGAGGCTACTGTAACGAAGAAAAACGGAGAAAAGGTGCAAGGCTTTTTAGGTAGAGGTCGCAAGTTAAACCCGACTTTATCGCTGCCTAGTGTAAAGGAACGCATGAATGATATATTACAAAATGGACCTAAATACAATTCATGGTTTATTGATTGTGATGCAACAGGTGAAATTTATGATGACTATTCGGCTAAACATATAACGACACAAGAACAAGATTTAAAAGCAAGATTACAACGAATGAGTTATATTGCGCAAGAAAAAGGTATGGTAGTTGGCTCAGAGGGCGGAAATGATTTTGCAAGTAGCACGATAGCATTTGCCCACGGTATTGAAACGCCTGTTATTAAATGGGACGATGAAGATATGAGGAAAAACAAAACAAGTCCGTATTATGTAGGCGGGTATTGGTCACCAAATCAAAATGTTCCAGAAAAATATGCAAAACAAGTACCGTTAAAAGAAGAGTATAAACAAGTGTATTTAAATCCTGTATATTCAGTACCGTTATATAAATTAGTATACAATGATTCTGTAATTACAACGCATCACTGGGAATGGGGAAGTTTGAAAGTAAAAGATGAGGTAGGAAACCGTATGCTATACGAATTATTGTATAACGTTCCTCCGTTGTACCATTTAGATAAAGTGGAGTGGAATAAGCATAAACAAGAAATTACGCAGCATCTGAAAGTTTGGAATGAAGTTCATGAAAAGGCAGTAAAAGAAGAAATGACGAACTTTGCATATTTGTCAGAAGATAAGTTAGTACAATCAGCTTCGTATGGAAAAAATATTAAAATTATTGTAAATTTCTCAAATGAAGATATAGAAATACAAAAGACGAAAATAAAAGCAAAATCAGCTTTCATTATTAATAATGGAAAGCAAACTATGTATACACCAAACCAATAA
- a CDS encoding aminoglycoside 6-adenylyltransferase, whose translation MRTEKEMLDLIINTAKEDERIRAVIMNGSRVNPNVERDCFQDYDIMYVVHDIQSFTSNHHWIHRFGEIMIVQMPEEMSLVPPDGDGKFPYLMQFMDGNRIDLTLVPVDLIKKFVGQDSLSKLLLDKDNCMEEFPPASDKDYLIKKPTEKEFLDCCNEFWWCSTNVAKGLWREELSYVKGMLDGPVRDMLIVMLEWHIGMKTDFAVNAGKFGKHFEQYVEKGMWMQFKRTFSNAEYENIWESFFVMGNLFREVANEIANTYGYQYPQGDDDRVTSYLKHVKALPKDSTSIY comes from the coding sequence ATGAGAACTGAAAAAGAAATGCTAGACTTAATTATAAATACAGCAAAAGAGGATGAAAGAATTCGAGCTGTCATTATGAATGGATCACGTGTAAATCCAAATGTGGAGAGAGATTGTTTTCAAGACTATGATATTATGTATGTTGTACATGATATACAATCTTTTACGTCTAATCATCATTGGATTCATAGATTTGGAGAAATAATGATTGTACAAATGCCGGAAGAAATGTCATTAGTTCCACCAGATGGAGACGGAAAGTTTCCATATTTAATGCAGTTCATGGATGGGAATCGGATCGATTTAACATTAGTTCCGGTCGATTTAATAAAAAAGTTCGTTGGACAAGATAGTTTAAGTAAATTGCTTCTCGATAAAGATAATTGTATGGAGGAATTCCCGCCAGCAAGCGATAAAGATTACTTAATAAAAAAGCCTACAGAAAAAGAGTTTTTAGATTGCTGTAATGAGTTTTGGTGGTGTAGTACCAATGTAGCAAAAGGATTATGGAGAGAAGAACTTTCTTATGTGAAAGGGATGCTTGATGGCCCAGTGCGAGATATGTTAATCGTAATGCTAGAATGGCATATTGGTATGAAAACAGACTTTGCAGTTAATGCAGGAAAATTTGGAAAGCATTTCGAGCAATATGTTGAAAAAGGTATGTGGATGCAATTTAAAAGAACATTTTCTAATGCAGAATATGAAAACATATGGGAGTCATTCTTTGTCATGGGTAATTTATTTAGGGAAGTAGCGAATGAAATTGCTAACACATATGGATATCAATACCCGCAAGGTGATGATGACAGAGTGACAAGCTATTTAAAACATGTGAAAGCTTTGCCGAAAGATAGTACATCGATTTATTAA
- a CDS encoding peptidoglycan-N-acetylglucosamine deacetylase, producing MYYFYSPQMFAPYQWGLGRDVSYAYMPYHSFYYGDYISSLPYVYIPQNYEVQMKAYERGSWTPFSWVEKYAYAFSGPYNKAEVALTFDDGPDLEFTPKILDKLKQHNVKATFFLLGENAEKFPNVVKRIANEGHVIGNHTYSHPNLAKVTDAEYRNQIIKTEEILTRLAGYAPKFIRPPYGEILENQLKWATEQNFMIVQWSVDTVDWKGVSADTITNNVLGNSFPGSVILQHSTPGGHLQGSVDALDKIIPQLKMKGARFVTLPSMFQTSKERK from the coding sequence ATGTATTATTTTTATTCGCCACAAATGTTTGCTCCATATCAATGGGGACTAGGACGAGATGTTTCATACGCCTATATGCCATATCACTCATTTTATTATGGAGACTATATAAGCTCATTGCCATACGTATATATACCTCAAAACTATGAAGTACAAATGAAAGCATATGAGCGTGGATCGTGGACACCATTTTCGTGGGTCGAAAAATATGCGTACGCATTTTCCGGACCATACAATAAAGCGGAAGTCGCTCTTACATTTGATGATGGACCAGATTTAGAATTTACGCCAAAAATTTTAGATAAGTTAAAACAACATAATGTAAAAGCAACTTTCTTTTTGCTTGGTGAAAATGCGGAAAAGTTTCCGAATGTAGTAAAGCGTATTGCGAATGAAGGGCATGTAATTGGCAATCATACGTATAGCCATCCGAATTTAGCGAAAGTAACTGATGCTGAGTACCGTAATCAAATTATAAAAACAGAAGAAATATTAACTCGTTTAGCTGGTTATGCACCGAAATTTATTCGTCCGCCGTACGGTGAAATACTTGAAAATCAATTGAAGTGGGCAACAGAGCAAAATTTTATGATTGTACAGTGGAGTGTTGATACGGTTGATTGGAAAGGTGTAAGTGCTGATACGATTACAAATAATGTGTTAGGGAACTCATTTCCTGGTAGTGTCATCCTTCAGCATTCAACACCAGGTGGGCATTTACAAGGATCTGTAGATGCACTAGACAAAATCATTCCTCAGTTAAAAATGAAAGGGGCACGTTTTGTAACGCTTCCAAGTATGTTCCAGACATCGAAAGAGAGAAAATAA
- a CDS encoding O-methyltransferase, whose translation MSIIEKWTAVDQYMSDVLIPKDSILEEVLQVNAAANLPAHDVSPTQGKFLQLLVQIQRARNILEIGTLGGYSTIWLARGLPSGGRVVTLEANEKHAEIACNNIERANLNDKIEVRVGLALDSLRQIENEKYEPFDFIFIDADKQNNPAYFEWALKLSRPGTIIIGDNVVREGEVIDNTSNDPRVQGIRHFYELIAAESRVSATALQTVGSKGYDGFVMVVVKE comes from the coding sequence ATGAGTATAATTGAGAAGTGGACGGCTGTTGATCAATATATGAGTGATGTATTAATACCGAAAGATTCTATATTAGAAGAAGTTCTTCAAGTAAACGCTGCAGCTAATTTACCAGCACATGATGTATCGCCAACGCAAGGGAAGTTTTTGCAACTATTAGTACAAATTCAAAGAGCTCGAAACATTTTGGAAATTGGTACTCTAGGCGGATATAGCACGATATGGCTTGCAAGGGGCTTGCCATCTGGAGGACGAGTTGTTACATTGGAAGCAAATGAAAAACATGCAGAAATTGCATGTAACAATATTGAGCGTGCCAATTTGAATGATAAAATTGAAGTAAGAGTAGGATTAGCTTTAGATTCTTTACGGCAAATCGAAAATGAGAAGTATGAACCATTTGATTTTATTTTTATAGACGCCGATAAACAAAATAACCCTGCTTATTTTGAATGGGCACTGAAGCTATCACGCCCTGGTACTATAATTATTGGGGATAACGTAGTACGTGAAGGAGAAGTTATTGACAATACGAGTAATGATCCTCGCGTGCAAGGAATACGTCACTTCTATGAATTAATAGCTGCAGAGTCACGTGTAAGTGCTACTGCGCTTCAAACTGTAGGAAGTAAAGGATACGATGGGTTTGTCATGGTAGTCGTAAAAGAGTGA
- the thrB gene encoding homoserine kinase encodes MIPLSICVPASTANVGPGFDSVGIALSLYLHVVVKEKADKWKVIHSFEESIPTDDKNLIVSTACKVCPSLSPHIIEVTSNIPLTRGLGSSASAIVAGIELANQLGNLNLTTDQKVQIATNFEGHPDNVAASILGGTVIGALDGKNVSVVRIESKELGVISLIPNEELNTDESRSVLPEVFPFHEAVKASAISNVLVAALCQKKWEVVGEMMERDHFHEPYRLELVPLLPSIRKCAKEFGAYGTALSGAGPSIFILAPYEKRQEIAEQLARVFTSMKVCELEIDHRGITVNKKEHIGL; translated from the coding sequence GTGATACCATTAAGTATTTGTGTTCCTGCTAGTACAGCGAATGTTGGACCTGGATTTGATTCAGTAGGAATAGCTTTGTCATTGTATTTACATGTAGTAGTAAAAGAGAAAGCTGATAAATGGAAAGTAATCCATTCTTTTGAAGAGTCAATTCCGACAGACGATAAAAACTTAATTGTTAGCACGGCATGTAAAGTATGTCCGTCTTTATCGCCCCATATAATAGAAGTTACTAGTAATATTCCGCTAACAAGAGGGCTAGGAAGTAGCGCATCAGCGATTGTAGCAGGAATAGAGCTTGCAAATCAACTTGGCAATTTGAACTTAACAACTGATCAAAAAGTTCAAATTGCTACAAATTTTGAAGGACATCCGGATAATGTTGCTGCTTCTATTTTAGGAGGAACTGTAATCGGAGCACTTGATGGAAAGAATGTATCGGTTGTAAGAATTGAAAGTAAGGAATTAGGCGTAATTTCACTTATTCCAAATGAAGAGCTAAATACAGATGAAAGCCGATCTGTATTACCAGAAGTGTTTCCGTTTCATGAAGCTGTTAAGGCTAGTGCGATAAGTAATGTATTAGTAGCTGCTTTATGTCAAAAGAAGTGGGAAGTTGTAGGGGAAATGATGGAGAGGGATCATTTTCACGAACCGTATCGTTTAGAACTCGTGCCGTTATTACCATCTATTCGTAAATGTGCAAAAGAATTCGGTGCATACGGTACAGCGCTTAGCGGTGCAGGACCATCTATTTTTATATTAGCGCCGTATGAGAAACGTCAAGAAATTGCTGAGCAATTAGCGAGAGTATTTACGTCTATGAAAGTGTGTGAGCTAGAAATTGATCATAGAGGGATTACTGTAAATAAGAAAGAACATATTGGATTATAA
- a CDS encoding DUF6366 family protein: MKKESPEEKRERIRQSELKNNPTGSLHDGLNRAETGSPVDMMGGMNWKGTALVILVLVLAYIIYTYFFS; this comes from the coding sequence ATGAAGAAAGAGTCACCGGAAGAAAAAAGAGAACGTATAAGGCAAAGTGAATTGAAAAATAATCCTACCGGTTCTTTACATGATGGACTCAACAGAGCTGAAACGGGTAGTCCAGTTGATATGATGGGTGGTATGAATTGGAAAGGTACAGCGCTAGTAATTTTAGTGCTAGTTTTAGCGTATATTATATACACTTATTTTTTTAGTTAA
- a CDS encoding LCP family protein, which translates to MSSELEQNTRSRKKRSKRKSIKWFILIPFFLLIFGGVGYGSLIYNKAKAVVSDAYAQIDKSSKRDKEVEPLKDNISILIMGVDGSEMRKSQYGEAVRTDALLLATINKDDKSVKLVSIPRDSRVYIPSRKKLDKITHAHVFGGVESTRDTVERFLNVPVDYYVKFNFESFVQIVDSLGGIDIDVPVTFTEQDSKDQAGMIHLEKGYQHLNGEQALALARTRKIDSDAMRGQRQQLVIEAIAKKAMSVQSISKMGSLLDAVDKNMKTNLTFDDMLAITKNMAGSNLEMEKMQVEGTDKRIGGIYYYIPNEKNVKDISNKLNQHLGITPKSVRNE; encoded by the coding sequence ATGAGCTCTGAATTAGAACAGAATACGAGAAGCAGAAAAAAACGTTCTAAAAGAAAGTCAATAAAATGGTTCATTTTAATTCCATTTTTCCTACTTATTTTTGGTGGAGTAGGATATGGATCGTTAATATATAATAAAGCAAAAGCAGTGGTAAGTGATGCATATGCACAAATTGATAAGTCATCGAAGCGTGATAAAGAAGTTGAACCTTTAAAGGATAACATTTCAATTCTAATCATGGGTGTTGATGGGAGTGAAATGAGAAAAAGTCAATACGGAGAAGCTGTTCGAACAGATGCACTTTTATTAGCAACAATTAATAAAGATGATAAATCAGTTAAATTAGTAAGTATTCCGCGTGATTCACGTGTATATATTCCATCTAGAAAGAAATTAGATAAAATTACACATGCACACGTATTTGGTGGTGTAGAAAGTACACGAGATACGGTGGAGAGATTTTTAAATGTTCCTGTTGATTATTATGTGAAGTTTAACTTTGAATCATTCGTACAAATTGTCGATTCACTTGGTGGTATTGATATTGATGTACCAGTTACTTTCACAGAACAAGATAGTAAAGACCAAGCTGGTATGATCCATTTAGAAAAGGGTTATCAACATTTAAATGGAGAACAAGCACTTGCGCTTGCAAGAACGCGTAAAATTGACAGTGATGCAATGCGTGGTCAAAGACAGCAACTTGTAATTGAAGCAATTGCAAAAAAAGCGATGTCTGTCCAATCAATTAGCAAAATGGGCTCTTTACTTGATGCGGTTGATAAAAATATGAAAACGAACTTAACTTTCGATGATATGCTTGCTATTACGAAAAATATGGCAGGATCTAATTTGGAAATGGAAAAAATGCAAGTAGAAGGTACAGATAAACGTATCGGCGGTATTTATTATTACATTCCGAATGAAAAAAATGTGAAAGACATTTCAAATAAATTGAATCAGCATCTAGGTATAACACCAAAATCAGTTCGAAATGAATAA